One region of Quercus lobata isolate SW786 chromosome 2, ValleyOak3.0 Primary Assembly, whole genome shotgun sequence genomic DNA includes:
- the LOC115976292 gene encoding protein RIK isoform X2, giving the protein MTEESGAKVSSSEDVSQTRQRKKRKWDQPAESFVSAGVALSGVLPLGNIALGGIALPGATPVSSALLMNPLVASCATIPQVFQTSSIQQHTATIVPKLKIQDELIAREIVINDAESSVRYKLTKRQTQEEIQKFTGAVVITRGKYRPPNALPDGEKPLYLHISAGAHLKDTAERILAVDRAAAMVEEMLKQGQSLQPASSTFHLAISNGVKALSTSVFLGFEPDPSLNIAARICGPNDQYINHIMNETGATVLLRGRGSGNIESSHGEEGQQPLHLVLSSNNPKSLEDAKRLAENLLDTISVECGASRVSSCKVYSAVPPPQQVYSAVPPPQQLLAGVQSSGNELKVNTSSAPGLTSATMGSTPSPLVSSVGVPGIPPGFPQGLVSQSGGYLNNVQSQGNVIGYPQPLVSSGTSYNGYGGIYPQATPLQQVALALRQLPSPVTSTIAPTTSVPSKEPKLSGISDPETEKRPPQKRKFQELPTGSKFPAKTYQPAEPSADSSVRNVSTMPAPKKLVQSASNGMPIPQPRTMPPPPPPPKFTSSTPSVKRHDKNNILNKTKPDSVPDTLVGLMEYGEEDDDPEENYEEPLSGNSSAVAARKPFWAL; this is encoded by the exons atgacAGAGGAGAGTGGCGCTAAGGTTTCTTCATCCGAGGATGTCTCACAAACAAGGCAAAG gaagaagagaaaatggGATCAACCTGCAGAGTCCTTTGTTTCAGCTGGTGTAGCGTTATCTGGGGTCCTACCACTTGGCAACATAGCCCTTGGTGGGATTGCACTTCCTGGTGCAACTCCAGTATCCAGTGCCCTTTTAATGAATCCACTTGTGGCTAGCTGTGCAACCATACCCCAGGTGTTTCAGACATCATCTATACAGCAACACACTGCCACCATTGTCCCTAAA CTAAAGATTCAAGATGAGTTAATAGCCCGAGAAATTGTAATAAATGATGCTGAGTCTTCTGTTCGTTACAAGCTCACAAAACGGCAGACGCAGGAGGAG ATTCAAAAGTTCACAGGTGCTGTGGTTATAACTAG GGGTAAGTACCGTCCACCAAATGCACTGCCTGATGGGGAAAAGCCATTATATCTTCATATCTCTGCGGGAGCTCAT TTAAAAGATACAGCTGAACGGATACTAGCAGTTGATCGTGCTGCTGCCATGGTTGAAGAAATGCTGAAGCAAGGTCAGAGTTTGCAGCCAGCTTCTTCCACTTTTCATCTGGCTATAAGCAATGGAGTGAAG GCACTGAGCACAAGTgtgtttttgggctttgaaCCAGACCCATCATTGAACATTGCTGCTCGTATATGTGGACCAAAT GACCAGTATATAAATCACATTATGAATGAAACAGGAGCAACTGTCTTACTAAGAGGACGTGGTTCGGGAAACATTGAAAGCTCACATGGAGAAG AAGGACAGCAAccactgcatttagttttgTCAAGCAATAATCCAAAAAGTCTTGAAGATGCTAAGCGTTTGGCTGAAAATTTGTTAGATACAATCAGTGTAGAGTGTGGTGCTTCCAG GGTTTCATCATGTAAGGTTTATAGTGCTGTTCCACCCCCACAGCAGGTTTATAGTGCCGTTCCTCCTCCACAGCAGTTATTGGCTGGAGTTCAGAGTTCCGGGAATGAACTAAAAGTAAATACAAGTTCTGCTCCTGGTTTGACATCTGCAACTATGGGCTCTACACCATCACCCCTGGTTTCCTCAGTTGGAGTCCCTGGGATCCCTCCTGGTTTTCCTCAAGGACTAGTATCGCAATCTGGAGGATATTTGAACAATGTGCAGTCTCAAGGAAATGTAATTGGCTATCCCCAGCCTTTAGTATCTAGTGGAACAAGCTACAATGGATATGGTGGGATATATCCTCAAGCCACACCGTTACAACAAGTAGCCTTGGCCCTTAGGCAGTTGCCTTCTCCTGTCACCTCTACAATTGCTCCTACAACTTCAGTACCAAGCAAAGAACCAAAGTTGAGTGGTATCTCAGATCCTGAGACAGAGAAACGGCCTCCACAGAAGCGGAAGTTTCAGGAATTACCAACTGGCTCAAAGTTCCCAGCAAAAACCTATCAG CCAGCTGAACCATCTGCAGATTCAAGTGTGAGAAATGTTTCAACTATGCCGGCTCCAAAGAAGTTGGTCCAGTCAGCATCCAATGGAATGCCAATACCCCAACCGAGAACCATGCCCCCACCACCTCCTCCACCAAAATTTACTTCATCGACACCTTCTGTTAAACGGCATGACAAGAACAATATTCTGAACAAAACAAAGCCCGATTCTGTTCCTG ATACTTTGGTCGGGTTGATGGAATATGGGGAGGAGGATGACGACCCTGAGGAAAATTATGAAGAACCACTTAGTGGCAACTCCAGTGCAGTAGCAGCTCGAAAGCCCTTCTGGGCCTTATAG
- the LOC115976292 gene encoding protein RIK isoform X1, protein MTEESGAKVSSSEDVSQTRQRKKRKWDQPAESFVSAGVALSGVLPLGNIALGGIALPGATPVSSALLMNPLVASCATIPQVFQTSSIQQHTATIVPKLKIQDELIAREIVINDAESSVRYKLTKRQTQEEIQKFTGAVVITRGKYRPPNALPDGEKPLYLHISAGAHLKDTAERILAVDRAAAMVEEMLKQGQSLQPASSTFHLAISNGVKALSTSVFLGFEPDPSLNIAARICGPNDQYINHIMNETGATVLLRGRGSGNIESSHGEEGQQPLHLVLSSNNPKSLEDAKRLAENLLDTISVECGASRVSSCKVYSAVPPPQQVYSAVPPPQQLLAGVQSSGNELKVNTSSAPGLTSATMGSTPSPLVSSVGVPGIPPGFPQGLVSQSGGYLNNVQSQGNVIGYPQPLVSSGTSYNGYGGIYPQATPLQQVALALRQLPSPVTSTIAPTTSVPSKEPKLSGISDPETEKRPPQKRKFQELPTGSKFPAKTYQDLEFLKPAEPSADSSVRNVSTMPAPKKLVQSASNGMPIPQPRTMPPPPPPPKFTSSTPSVKRHDKNNILNKTKPDSVPDTLVGLMEYGEEDDDPEENYEEPLSGNSSAVAARKPFWAL, encoded by the exons atgacAGAGGAGAGTGGCGCTAAGGTTTCTTCATCCGAGGATGTCTCACAAACAAGGCAAAG gaagaagagaaaatggGATCAACCTGCAGAGTCCTTTGTTTCAGCTGGTGTAGCGTTATCTGGGGTCCTACCACTTGGCAACATAGCCCTTGGTGGGATTGCACTTCCTGGTGCAACTCCAGTATCCAGTGCCCTTTTAATGAATCCACTTGTGGCTAGCTGTGCAACCATACCCCAGGTGTTTCAGACATCATCTATACAGCAACACACTGCCACCATTGTCCCTAAA CTAAAGATTCAAGATGAGTTAATAGCCCGAGAAATTGTAATAAATGATGCTGAGTCTTCTGTTCGTTACAAGCTCACAAAACGGCAGACGCAGGAGGAG ATTCAAAAGTTCACAGGTGCTGTGGTTATAACTAG GGGTAAGTACCGTCCACCAAATGCACTGCCTGATGGGGAAAAGCCATTATATCTTCATATCTCTGCGGGAGCTCAT TTAAAAGATACAGCTGAACGGATACTAGCAGTTGATCGTGCTGCTGCCATGGTTGAAGAAATGCTGAAGCAAGGTCAGAGTTTGCAGCCAGCTTCTTCCACTTTTCATCTGGCTATAAGCAATGGAGTGAAG GCACTGAGCACAAGTgtgtttttgggctttgaaCCAGACCCATCATTGAACATTGCTGCTCGTATATGTGGACCAAAT GACCAGTATATAAATCACATTATGAATGAAACAGGAGCAACTGTCTTACTAAGAGGACGTGGTTCGGGAAACATTGAAAGCTCACATGGAGAAG AAGGACAGCAAccactgcatttagttttgTCAAGCAATAATCCAAAAAGTCTTGAAGATGCTAAGCGTTTGGCTGAAAATTTGTTAGATACAATCAGTGTAGAGTGTGGTGCTTCCAG GGTTTCATCATGTAAGGTTTATAGTGCTGTTCCACCCCCACAGCAGGTTTATAGTGCCGTTCCTCCTCCACAGCAGTTATTGGCTGGAGTTCAGAGTTCCGGGAATGAACTAAAAGTAAATACAAGTTCTGCTCCTGGTTTGACATCTGCAACTATGGGCTCTACACCATCACCCCTGGTTTCCTCAGTTGGAGTCCCTGGGATCCCTCCTGGTTTTCCTCAAGGACTAGTATCGCAATCTGGAGGATATTTGAACAATGTGCAGTCTCAAGGAAATGTAATTGGCTATCCCCAGCCTTTAGTATCTAGTGGAACAAGCTACAATGGATATGGTGGGATATATCCTCAAGCCACACCGTTACAACAAGTAGCCTTGGCCCTTAGGCAGTTGCCTTCTCCTGTCACCTCTACAATTGCTCCTACAACTTCAGTACCAAGCAAAGAACCAAAGTTGAGTGGTATCTCAGATCCTGAGACAGAGAAACGGCCTCCACAGAAGCGGAAGTTTCAGGAATTACCAACTGGCTCAAAGTTCCCAGCAAAAACCTATCAG gatttggaatttttaaaGCCAGCTGAACCATCTGCAGATTCAAGTGTGAGAAATGTTTCAACTATGCCGGCTCCAAAGAAGTTGGTCCAGTCAGCATCCAATGGAATGCCAATACCCCAACCGAGAACCATGCCCCCACCACCTCCTCCACCAAAATTTACTTCATCGACACCTTCTGTTAAACGGCATGACAAGAACAATATTCTGAACAAAACAAAGCCCGATTCTGTTCCTG ATACTTTGGTCGGGTTGATGGAATATGGGGAGGAGGATGACGACCCTGAGGAAAATTATGAAGAACCACTTAGTGGCAACTCCAGTGCAGTAGCAGCTCGAAAGCCCTTCTGGGCCTTATAG
- the LOC115976292 gene encoding protein RIK isoform X3 — protein sequence MTEESGAKVSSSEDVSQTRQRKKRKWDQPAESFVSAGVALSGVLPLGNIALGGIALPGATPVSSALLMNPLVASCATIPQVFQTSSIQQHTATIVPKLKIQDELIAREIVINDAESSVRYKLTKRQTQEEIQKFTGAVVITRGKYRPPNALPDGEKPLYLHISAGAHLKDTAERILAVDRAAAMVEEMLKQGQSLQPASSTFHLAISNGVKALSTSVFLGFEPDPSLNIAARICGPNDQYINHIMNETGATVLLRGRGSGNIESSHGEEGQQPLHLVLSSNNPKSLEDAKRLAENLLDTISVECGASRVSSCKVYSAVPPPQQVYSAVPPPQQLLAGVQSSGNELKVNTSSAPGLTSATMGSTPSPLVSSVGVPGIPPGFPQGLVSQSGGYLNNVQSQGNVIGYPQPLVSSGTSYNGYGGIYPQATPLQQVALALRQLPSPVTSTIAPTTSVPSKEPKLSGISDPETEKRPPQKRKFQELPTGSKFPAKTYQVFSLTFYEANRQILDLSIGSLVCMFTGFSIVEVPWLGCLWLHSF from the exons atgacAGAGGAGAGTGGCGCTAAGGTTTCTTCATCCGAGGATGTCTCACAAACAAGGCAAAG gaagaagagaaaatggGATCAACCTGCAGAGTCCTTTGTTTCAGCTGGTGTAGCGTTATCTGGGGTCCTACCACTTGGCAACATAGCCCTTGGTGGGATTGCACTTCCTGGTGCAACTCCAGTATCCAGTGCCCTTTTAATGAATCCACTTGTGGCTAGCTGTGCAACCATACCCCAGGTGTTTCAGACATCATCTATACAGCAACACACTGCCACCATTGTCCCTAAA CTAAAGATTCAAGATGAGTTAATAGCCCGAGAAATTGTAATAAATGATGCTGAGTCTTCTGTTCGTTACAAGCTCACAAAACGGCAGACGCAGGAGGAG ATTCAAAAGTTCACAGGTGCTGTGGTTATAACTAG GGGTAAGTACCGTCCACCAAATGCACTGCCTGATGGGGAAAAGCCATTATATCTTCATATCTCTGCGGGAGCTCAT TTAAAAGATACAGCTGAACGGATACTAGCAGTTGATCGTGCTGCTGCCATGGTTGAAGAAATGCTGAAGCAAGGTCAGAGTTTGCAGCCAGCTTCTTCCACTTTTCATCTGGCTATAAGCAATGGAGTGAAG GCACTGAGCACAAGTgtgtttttgggctttgaaCCAGACCCATCATTGAACATTGCTGCTCGTATATGTGGACCAAAT GACCAGTATATAAATCACATTATGAATGAAACAGGAGCAACTGTCTTACTAAGAGGACGTGGTTCGGGAAACATTGAAAGCTCACATGGAGAAG AAGGACAGCAAccactgcatttagttttgTCAAGCAATAATCCAAAAAGTCTTGAAGATGCTAAGCGTTTGGCTGAAAATTTGTTAGATACAATCAGTGTAGAGTGTGGTGCTTCCAG GGTTTCATCATGTAAGGTTTATAGTGCTGTTCCACCCCCACAGCAGGTTTATAGTGCCGTTCCTCCTCCACAGCAGTTATTGGCTGGAGTTCAGAGTTCCGGGAATGAACTAAAAGTAAATACAAGTTCTGCTCCTGGTTTGACATCTGCAACTATGGGCTCTACACCATCACCCCTGGTTTCCTCAGTTGGAGTCCCTGGGATCCCTCCTGGTTTTCCTCAAGGACTAGTATCGCAATCTGGAGGATATTTGAACAATGTGCAGTCTCAAGGAAATGTAATTGGCTATCCCCAGCCTTTAGTATCTAGTGGAACAAGCTACAATGGATATGGTGGGATATATCCTCAAGCCACACCGTTACAACAAGTAGCCTTGGCCCTTAGGCAGTTGCCTTCTCCTGTCACCTCTACAATTGCTCCTACAACTTCAGTACCAAGCAAAGAACCAAAGTTGAGTGGTATCTCAGATCCTGAGACAGAGAAACGGCCTCCACAGAAGCGGAAGTTTCAGGAATTACCAACTGGCTCAAAGTTCCCAGCAAAAACCTATCAG GTATTTTCTCTGACCTTCTATGAAGCTAACAGGCAGATTCTGGACCTCTCTATTGGGTCGTTGGTTTGTATGTTCACAGGGTTTTCAATTGTGGAGGTGCCATGGCTAGGGTGCTTATGGCTTCATAGCTTTTGA